In a genomic window of Candidatus Buchananbacteria bacterium CG10_big_fil_rev_8_21_14_0_10_42_9:
- the tsaB gene encoding tRNA (adenosine(37)-N6)-threonylcarbamoyltransferase complex dimerization subunit type 1 TsaB, whose translation MLLFINSVSSRGAVALAKKNATIIKAKKFTTDRKKSELVLQNIDELLKSTKIPLKKISGIIVVTGPGPFTAIRVGVSVANTLAWVLHCNVVGVSNTAGTNLEDLIAEGIKQLARHKTKTAKPLYGQPPNISQPKKKV comes from the coding sequence ATGTTGTTATTTATTAATTCTGTAAGTTCACGCGGGGCAGTAGCGCTTGCTAAAAAGAACGCAACAATTATAAAGGCTAAAAAATTTACAACTGACCGAAAAAAATCAGAGTTAGTGTTGCAAAATATAGACGAGCTTTTAAAGTCAACAAAAATCCCGCTTAAAAAAATTAGTGGCATTATCGTCGTTACCGGCCCCGGTCCTTTCACAGCTATTCGCGTGGGTGTTAGCGTCGCTAATACTTTGGCTTGGGTTTTACATTGTAACGTCGTTGGTGTATCCAATACGGCAGGCACCAACCTTGAGGATCTAATTGCTGAGGGCATAAAACAATTGGCCAGGCATAAAACCAAAACGGCTAAGCCGTTATACGGCCAACCGCCAAACATCAGTCAACCTAAAAAGAAAGTTTAA
- a CDS encoding two-component system response regulator produces MDTKPKILIAEDDPDLMDIAKIQLEQDGFEVLSAGDGGDALTIAREQSPDFIILDILMPNIDGLTALQELKKDPRTKEIPTIILSNLGDQASKEQAKNITDVEYFVKSKVSIDEIIEVIRRKLKIPI; encoded by the coding sequence ATGGATACTAAGCCAAAAATTTTAATTGCTGAGGATGATCCGGATTTGATGGACATTGCTAAAATTCAACTTGAACAAGATGGATTCGAGGTTTTAAGTGCCGGAGACGGCGGAGATGCTTTAACTATTGCTCGAGAACAAAGCCCGGATTTTATTATTCTAGATATTTTGATGCCTAATATTGATGGCTTAACGGCGTTGCAGGAGTTAAAAAAAGATCCGAGGACTAAAGAAATTCCAACTATTATTTTAAGTAATTTGGGAGATCAGGCGAGCAAAGAGCAAGCTAAAAATATCACTGATGTTGAATATTTTGTTAAATCAAAAGTCAGCATCGATGAGATTATTGAAGTTATTAGGCGAAAACTGAAAATCCCAATTTAA